Proteins encoded together in one Ictidomys tridecemlineatus isolate mIctTri1 chromosome 3, mIctTri1.hap1, whole genome shotgun sequence window:
- the Srsf2 gene encoding serine/arginine-rich splicing factor 2: MSYGRPPPDVEGMTSLKVDNLTYRTSPDTLRRVFEKYGRVGDVYIPRDRYTKESRGFAFVRFHDKRDAEDAMDAMDGAVLDGRELRVQMARYGRPPDSHHSRRGPPPRRYGGGGYGRRSRSPRRRRRSRSRSRSRSRSRSRSRYSRSKSRSRTRSRSRSTSKSRSARRSKSKSSSVSRSRSRSRSRSRSRSPPPVSKRESKSRSRSKSPPKSPEEEGAVSS; this comes from the exons ATGAGCTACGGCCGCCCGCCTCCCGATGTGGAGGGCATGACCTCCCTCAAGGTGGACAACCTGACCTACCGCACCTCGCCCGACACGCTGAGGCGCGTCTTCGAGAAGTACGGGCGCGTGGGCGACGTGTACATCCCGCGGGACCGCTACACCAAGGAGTCCCGCGGCTTCGCCTTCGTGCGCTTCCACGACAAGCGCGACGCCGAGGACGCCATGGACGCCATGGACGGCGCCGTGCTGGACGGGCGCGAGCTGCGGGTGCAGATGGCGCGCTACGGCCGCCCGCCCGACTCGCACCACAGCCGCCGCGGCCCGCCGCCCCGCAGGTACGGGGGCGGCGGCTACGGCCGGCGGAGCCGCAG cccgcgccgccgccgccgatCGCGCTCCCGGAGTCGCAGCAGGTCCCGCTCCCGCAGCCGCTCGCGCTACAGCCGCTCCAAGTCGCGCTCCCGCACGCGCTCCCGCAGCCGCTCCACCTCCAAGTCCCGCTCGGCGCGCAGGTCCAAGTCCAAGTCGTCGTCGGTCTCCCGCTCCCGGTCCCGCTCGCGCTCCCGGTCCCGCTCCCGAAGCCCGCCGCCAGTGTCCAAGAGGGAGTCCAAGTCCCGCTCGCGGTCCAAGAGCCCGCCCAAGTCTCCGGAGGAGGAGGGCGCCGTGTCCTCGTGA